tggtctattaactgtgcatctttgtatgtatatgaagttgtaatgcatgtgaaaacgagtggtgtgatccagaattcagatgttcatgagtataatacgcgaaacagagcagattatcatataatgggtcacaatagtaggttatttggaacaaaaaccagattatattggtaggaaattttataacaagctacctcaaatcttgaaaagtaatgatgattgaagattttcaaaaaacaaatgaaaaaatatttagttgatagagctttttatagtgtacaagaattcctttcaaactaaactaggttgaactacttagtgttagaattattatgtaataacatgacttgtcttatactccatgactggagtctttaggacgtaatctaaaaaaaaacacCTAGAATACAAAATacctgtattctaggtaccttggattCAAGTATCAATAAGagagataattattataagagtattgaattgcCTAACACATGATCACATTACATATTATCATAATCATCAcgatcaataattatcataatgatCGTAATCAATCAGGtattttatgttccaaattgaaagccgattttttgtttaAGGAgatactgtcgactactgttaAGATTACTCTCAAGCAGTTTACTTTCGACTAATATtgctgttttggccgggtgagagtgtcaGAACGGcatagtatgagagactaccagcgtcacatagcttcacaaaaattACTAAGGCTCACCTCACACTcatgcgactcaggtcgagaagagactcgactctagtcgagagcatgttgtgtttccaaatggtgacaacactcagaccagtctgagactctagtctccgcgactgtcaccatttgaaaatgCTCTTGACTAGattcgagtctcttctcgacctgagtcacataagtgtgagttgagcctaataggactatcggcttgagttgacagtgaaatATGGAACATATACACCCTATACAATGGGGTATCTTTtcaagctgcgtacagacttgagcaccacgaacacgcgcatttcccttttcatcagctgattatatctgtatttgtacagaaacattAAGGCATGCAGATAAggtgaaaaaaaatatatataataagctTAGCCTCAGCTGATTCGTGGTGTTCAAATCTGTACGCagtcttatgctatcttttctctatgataatatcttCAGAGTATTCAATTGAAAGTTGTTTTAGGTGTGTTGCGAACTCACATAGCGGCGCGGCCGACTGGCTGTTGGGCGGATCGAAGAAGTCCATGGACATGAAGGGCCGCACCCGAGCTCCAGTCGGTGATGTCTGAGTGAGCTGGCATTGGTGGGCCACCACGTGACTCCGATTTGGCGCTCTTTCGCACCTGAAGTTTGGCCGCCATCTTTACAAGTTTACTGCAAACCTGTCACCAGAAACAAGCACAAAAAATGCGCATTGATCaattcattctattattttccacAGTCTTTACAACAGTAAGCATTGACAATATCATCTACACtagcagttctgtgaacagtaaacctcgcgcagttataagccacagtctcctctaatactattCATcggagtaaattctgtcctatTGGGgcgccatatgaataaaaacaaagcatatgctcatgagcatgagcatggagcataaggtttgcTCATGAGCATCAGGTAGAaacataagcatttgctcatttttatacgaataagctttaccttctcttaccttatgctcctgaactctggagcaaattctcacgtattttaaagatttttcatcagatgattcgcctttgtggccttactttgtttttatagctcaagtatagacaccgtttgtgtttgcgtcgtctgctatccatgaattgagttttaggttagttgtttagttctgaattttgaaataattgcgtGAAAAATTGTCATCTCTATAGTAATTTTCAGCATAATCTCataatctcaatagccttcttataatcgtctaaactctcatcttcttaatgAGATGATTAATCACgaataattctttagtctgatttttacgataatattggcgtatgaaggaggcttgattcccttttatatcatccttaaaatttcaaaaaaaccttatatacgtcgacatacaattcaaaatagttatttgtgcaactagtgcgcaaagttacagtttgctgcaccgaaagaaacgtttacgcccgagccgtaggcgagcctccttcatacgccaatattatcgtaaaaatcagactaaagaattattcGTGATTAATCATCTGTCGAGTGGATtgttaattgcatgcaattgataactcaaagtagcatagtattttctccatacctttctctgctttccaCTTGGTCAGCTTTTAAtgatagttgtttacaacagatGCTTAACATTGTCGATGCACCAACCCAAACAGTCATTAGtagttttcacaccgatatctcatAATTCACGACACGAAGacacaatgggccatatgaataaagttgagcatttgcttatacttctaaaatatggagcatatgattcatttctatgaataaacgtgagcaaaaccttttgctcgtcctcatcaaaaaaatagttcaagcatttgctcaaaagtaaaagcttatgctcaaaagtgtatgaataaactagagcatttgctcaacttttgaagttgagtctagtctggagcagcttttcaccttttgctcatggtaaaatggctcaactaattcgtgtgagtAAGAGGAAACTCTGCCAGATACGATCataaccaatagttgagaactataaaactctttttagattcaaccatgataatatatcaccattattccaacaaaagaataaatacaaaatatccCTATCcgataaagatagccatcacagaataggaaataggcatttaaaaGATGAGAGtttagacgattataagaaggctattgagattataagattatgctgaaaATTACTTATAGAGATGACAATTTTTCacgcaattatttcaaaattcagaactaaacaactaacctaaaactcaattcatggatagcagacgacgcaaacacaaacggtgtctatacttgagctataaaaacaaagtaaggccacaaaggcgaagcagctgatgaaaaatctttaaaatacgtgagaatttgctccagagttcaggagcataaggtaagagtctaaggtaaagcttattcgtATAAAAatgaggaactttgcgcacgtatttcacattaaatttttcctacagttaccattgaatacgaaaagtgagtaattatgggtaaaattgcctgaaatccatcaaatgtttttctgtgtaattttattattaataaaacctTGATTTATTGTCAAATGAATAATGTAGATGAAATGAAGAAGgggcggctgtcactcatgtCGCTATCCTCGTtgtccttaatattattataacgtgcacctcactataccacagtcactgttaccaacttcattttgattttgctgcactggtgctccatataacctactaactatttcgcgttgccatgttgcaaatctggagtgcagaaaaaaattttcccgcactagagcggaaaagtgattctttgcgttctgtaatcagtgcaggaatggccacttttcaaggtaactgtaggaaaagatgcatatctgtaaaaaatcatggaatatattgccgcgtttcgccgtaaatgcctaacataataataaacatACATATAAAGGAAGCTGAGACAATTAGATACACGCATCATTTAAAGACTCTCATTTACCTTTTCTGCTACACTCAGCACAGAAAGGAAAAACAGCGTTTCTTTACTAACAGACTCTACTTTCGCCGTTCCGTTTTATTCTGACACTTAGAAATCTAAGACACTACTGTAATATGGACTTTTCTTGacaaagttaattttgaatttaaatcaAAACAACATTTGTAGAATTGAAGCATGATAAAGAAATTGAAGTATTTCTACCTGTTGAGCATCTTCGTCTTTGAAGTTTAACGCTGTCTGCGACTTCAGTTGAAGTGGATTGAAGTTCAGCTCCTTGTTATCTTTCTGATGCTTTCTTTTGATGATTTCAACCAGTTTGGTGTCATCTTTCAACTGCATCAACAGGTTCATGAAAGGACCGAGGATATCTAacctgaaaattgaataaattgttacaATTATTAAGCAAcccaacaataattaatttatctaatgACAAAGGCAAGTTTTTAAGTATTTTGAGCTGAACAGGTTCATGAAAGAACCGAGAATATCTAacctgaaaattgaataaattgttacaATTATCAAGCAACCCAACAgtcgtttatttatttaataattacaaaggcaattttctaaatattttaaGCTTAGGCGATAATGAGCAGatgaattataatacaaactcTATGGAGCATCACAActatattttaatgaaaattaaaaacgaTTGTGGAGAATGAAATGCCATTTTTATTTGATGTTGGGGGGGGGGAAGTTTGTACAATAATTGCGAATACGCCACTGACCCCTGACTACTGAATCTAAttagattaaaattattttttttttagtggTGGATATCCATATCAAATAGGCCTAGGCCTAAGACTTGAGATTGCcactattcaattttcaacagttttctGTTCTATCGTGTTAGACTGATACATTTTATAGTAGCTCAATGCACTTTTTGATAAAGTTTTGGGATGAGTAGacttataattatgattaattttagaataaatttagGATAACTAATTATTATGgctgaacttgaattatttccaatcgttgacttttatacaataatcaagttcatattatatattatattttcggacacttcatacgctaaattcaagtttatattatattacatccctgattaagctgatttacgactcacactggcgcacaaggaatcttccttttgccggtgtttttgcctcacctactgtacttatgcatatgaacataaattaaatcttcattttaaacaactattatataatataaaggatatcatttcgttattatatctaattaaataaatgtatgtatcttggttcaagtgcagtagcatatacttatatttattttttgtaaaacttttttgtattttctttttggtaaaataaattcattcattcattttttcctccacctactatcttAAGTCTAGCCTCACTTTCTGGAATAGAGTACCAAAGCACCACTTTTTTTTGCTCAATGAGTAAAGTAGTCACTTTACGCCCTAGATactaaaagtaactccatttaaataacacgGGAAGCAACTATGTTGGTCAATCTATGTCTCTAATGATCTGTGTTGGAGATAGATAGAAGGTACTGGCtcagataatatattatataatagacTATCTAGAGTTGTTGTTCAACAAAAACGTACTTTTATCTGTGTTTGTAGGTTGTGTTTGAAGTTTGAACAAGTTTTGTACAATGAGGGAggaacaatatatttttataaatgtagGCGAAGGAAGAATGGAACAAATGTGATTTTTCTCCCTCGGAAAAATGGTCACCCTTGGCTTTGCCGCGAGCTCTAAACGTTTCCACTCAGGGAGAAAAGTTTAACTTTTTCCTAGAAGTACAAATTCAATAACTAGGTCTATTTTAGTGTAATGTGAGTTTGAAAAACTCACTTTTTGGCTTTGAGATGCTCGTACTTGTGAAGAAACTTCTCCGGGTTGGCACACTTGTTATGCTGCAGCACCTGTTTGATGGCCATCTCCGATACACCCCTCTTGCGACCGGCCAGGTCTGTGTTGTAGCGCAGTACGTTCTCCAGGCATTCCTCGGGCGATACGTTCGACCTGACGTACGACGTAAAATAAGGCAGAGGATCAGCCGCGTCGCTCAGACAGTCTCTGGGTGTAACAAGGAGAGAGAGGAAAGGACAAAGGTGAGTGAAAAGGAAATAGGACGTATGGTGAATGCAAAGGGTGTAGGTTATGATTACATTCTAAGGAAATTCTATGGGTGATCTACGTTCTAAGGATATCTAAATTTTAAGAAAGTGAGTTAGGAAACAGTCTCTGAGTGTGCGGAGAGACGAAATGACAAAGGACGTGAGGTGAGTACAAAGGTATAAGAACGTTTGATATGAATGTAAAGGGTATACGTCGAGATAAAATTCTAAGGAAATTCAAGGGTGATCTACATTCTGAGGTTGGttatacacacatatatatatatatatatatatatatcttatatatatattatatataattaaaaaaaaaaaaaagagaaCACAAGacataatagattgaaaacacttaaaaactacattagaaacggaaatttttggagactgagtctccttcctcaaccgagcagtgagTCTATAACTCACTgttacataattaagattatatatatatatatatataattattatttatattatatagtgaggtccaagttataatggcagtggagagagataggagaacaatgtttccaatcctctgtcttatcaattccttctatagacggtagctgatacaggtttattgatgtaatattaactgttcattctcgtttgaaataatcaattatattttattaagcaagaaattatatttttcaattatatcgtaatgaatttacataattaagatgatatattttgttaattactaattctacattgttaaaagacgatctggcaacagagcaaagcgagaaagatatagcgctatcggctttcttgaatgatagacaaggatagcaataccattgctaatcaaacgtggacctcactatagacttgtAGCATTGTTGGTGACCGGCCTtaatgccgcatccacactctcgtCCAATGCATATAAATgacgatgagtgtgaaagtgtgGATGGCTGCTTTACCAGCGCTCTCCTTCGCCTTGTAGAGCGAAGGCCAGTCACTAGCCAAGCATCCACAAATGGTTACATTGCAGTGTGCAGTGTGGACGGCAAGACCATCGTGGCCAAGCTTACCAGCTTGGCCAGCGACTCGGCATGCCACTTGGCCAGTGACTTGACTATAGCCTAGTGTAGACTAAGCATAAGGCCATCACACACCAACATAGCGTCGCTAAAAATACGTtttttgaaataagtttttataCTAAATctttactttttaattttagataCATCTTCTTCTTTAGTTTAGATACTTTGCCAAAGTATCTCATAATgtaaaggctgtgcaaaggctaaaaataaactttttactcgtgatatttttcaaaggtaTTTGATTTGTAAatcatgaagctatcaaaatgaaaaagttttcgcagaagaacattttttttctaatcattactattattttttgagatatgagtgcctaaagtttaaatttttgggacagaacattttaatttcggtaaaagataaatccatgagatttagaggatagattcttcaaggtattgttgatctagtaaaacaaaattttctgaaaaatcaatttttaagatagtagtattcaatttactaaaaataacttttagttgagttattttggtaaattgaataacttttccaaaaatttatattttcagaaaagttttgttttactagttcaacaataccatgaaaaatccatcctttaaatctcatggatttatatcgtaccggatttgaaatgttctgtcccaaaaattcaaacttcagtcgctcatatctcaaaaagtaatgatcgaaaaaaaatgttttcctgagaaatctttttcattttgatagcttgatgataaacaaatcgaaaaacttggaaaaatatcacgagtggaaagtttatttctagcctttgcacagtcttaaTCAATCTGTATATTTCAAACTGGTTTAGCAAGGATTTAACATTGGGAGATACAACGACTACATCTTCCAGAGACTTATTTCTAGCAATGTTAGAGTATTTCTAGCCACGATCATAAGCTctctcttaataataataatggttctGTTCACAACACAGACATGCCGCCAGGGGCTCTGATTGTGCACACAACCTATAATAGCTAATGCCGCATCTATATGTTGGCCCAGTCAGTGACCCAGCCTGGAACACAAACCGCCCTGCTGGCCCTGATCAACAAAGTCATTGAAGCATTCGAGAGTGGAGATTCTGTGGCAGTGAGGCTGTGTGACCTGTCACGTGCTTTTGACTGTGTGTCTCATGAGCTTCTCCTTGGAAAGTTGAGTCAGTATGGTATAACGGACATTGTTGCTGACactttcaagtcctatcttTCTGACAGAAGGCAGATAGTGAATGTTCGGGGTGCATCATCTGGCGAACTGCATGTACGGCATGGGGTAACGCAGGGCTCTGTCCTGGGGCCAGTCCTGTTCATCCTGCATATGAATGATTTTAGAGTCGGCGGAAGTGAGCTGCTGTTTGCGGATGACACAACCCTTGTTGGGAGAGGATCCTCGCCTGCAGCTGCCACCCTTGAGTTGGAGGAGTCCTTTGCTGGTGCAGAACGCTGGTTTCAGGAGAACAAGCTGTTTCTCAACGTCGGCAAGACACAGAATATCATGTGCACTCTGAGAAACCActtcaatcattcattgaatgaacCGGTGAAGCTTCTGGGATTTAACATCGATCCAAAGTTAACATGGAGTGCTCATGTGGATGCTGTATGCAGAAGACTGTCTCGTGTGATCTACCTGTTGAGAAGACTGAGGTGCTTGCTGACTGAGGAACATTTGATTATGGCCTATTATTCACTGTTCCATAGTCACATTATCTATGGAATACTGCTGTGGGGACATTCTTCACACTGTGAGAGTATTCTTATGCTGCAGAAGAAGGCAGTTCGGATATTGTCATCCAGTGGTCATCTGGAGCACTGTAGGCCACTCTTCGCCAGACTTGGGATTCTCACAGTTTTTAGCCAGTTCATCTTTACTTCCCTGTTTGGTATTAGGAATACCAATCTGACAGTGAATTTGAGGGGGTTGCAGAGTGCCTACTCACTTCGAAATGCTCTCGAAGTCAATGTTCCTCGATGTAGGCTGAATAAGGCTCAGAACTGTTATCCCAATATCGCTATTAGAATGTTTAATATGCTACCTCCATCTGTGCGTCATTTGAGTGACAGTGAGTTTAAGAGGAGACTCAAGTCCTGGCTGCGTGCCAGACCATACTACTCCTTGAGTGAATTTTTTCAGGAGTCTACAGTTGACATTTAGTGGCCATCACCGTGTTTAGACATCTAtgccattatgttttattttttgacgtgacagtgttgtcaaaaacttctgtgtgatattgtatttttgacgtGATGACCAACCCAGCTCATCTGGCTGGTTAATGGTCCTAcaaatgaagattgaagatatttcacGTAGGTAAATAGAGACCAGCAAAGGCCAGCGATGGCGAACTACTCATCCACACATTTGTTAGGCCAACATGTAGATGCAGCATTAGCATATTCGGAGAAAACGAATATGTTCAGTAGAGTACCAAGAATTATTTTACGGTAATGAGTGGACAAGGCAGTAGGTATATAATCCTTCTGTGATGAATTCCTACAACTGTTTCTTCCAAGTACTAAAATTAAGAACTAAGGCCTTTTAAATGACCGACCAGAAAATCAAAGACGGCTACGGCCTTGCGCTATTCAATTTGCTACCGCTACCTGGTCGTGGGCTCGAATCCCGCTGTAAGCATGAATGTTTGATAATCTTATAGAATCAGCcatgcacaagcaaaaagcACATGTGGGCATAATGAAAGGTTGCATTTCTTGTACTATAGTAAAAAGGATACTTTACTCAAAACTAATAACCCATCTCCAGTCATCTGCCAGCAAGCTGGCACAGCCTGCAATTTACCTGGTACCTAATGAAGGCAAACGTTGGCAAACAACCCATCCACACACTGGGACTGTTCgacattgggccaacatgtagatCCGGCATTACAGTTATTGGTGAAGTAAGTGATTTCTTTGTGCTTAACTTAATGCACGTTTTTAAAACTAAATGAGCTTTTGTCACTAATATTAAACTTCAATGATGAGTTTATATGGTATTTATATCCATAACTTGGTTTCCAACATCAAAACCAGATTGAGTGATTGCAACAAAATAGTGGTTGGATAGATAACTCTTAATTGTGGTTAAAAAGTAACTTCTAGCTTAACCTAAAAATTACTGAGTTTCAAAGTGAATTATATACTCACTCCCAGGCTTCAATCAACTCGCATAACAGTTTGTGgattttgaattcattcattttcaaaaaggaATAGTACTTGACTACTTCAAAGTTGAAAGGTTAGAACACGAAATTGCACATTTTCAGATTGTAAAAACCAAATCAATCTAGCAAAACATTTTTGTTACTTTTTTTCTTTTACAGGGATTGAATTGACAGATATAaaagtagaaaataaaataatattgatagaacTCTAATATTATTGACTGAATTCAGTATTTAAGAAagacaaattgaaatgaaaacaataCATGAAATTTATTGCAGTTTGCAGTGTACCACAACACCGACCAAAAATTCGCTGACTCCCGCCAGTGTGACTATCAGCTGGATTCAAGAATCATCGATcttgatgaaaatataatttattaaatttgatgaTCGTTCAGTAATAGGATTAGgatcattttattaattccGTAAATTTGATGTTCGGTTGGAAACTCGGAGTTCCATAAGaccagaaaaaaattaaattattttctgtaGCCGCCATATTTATCACAGaagcaatcagctgtttacttGGAAGAAAAACATAACCTTGAAATAACTAAACAAAAACATCTTGACGTCTTGCATTTGAACTTTTATGATAAGGATAACCGGTTGTTGCTCCAATTTGTCTGGTGGGGTGTGGTTAGAAATAATAAGATTTGTGAGTGAAGTACAGAGAGTAAAGAATGCACGATGCAATTTTGAATTCACATTCCAGTTAGTCAATAAGTTGAGTTTGTTGTAGAAGGTAGACTTGCTTGTTTTCAAAACACGCTattctaattaaaaaaataattttatcaatatttggtCCCTACTGACGTTTAGTCGAATCTATCACTGTTCCGTAATCACAAATTGTCTGCATCAAGTTCAAACTTTATTTTATATCCACTCTTTCAATCAGTTTGTTTTCTCGTCAAATATGTCTACTAGCAAAGGAAAGATTGGTATAATTGGAAGGTGAGTAACTGAGTATTTATGCccttttatttaatttggaaTAGCCTATATAAACATTAAGATTTTAAGATTATGTCTTATAATTTTTTAGAGAATTTCATACGGTAAGTTTAAAAAATGCCCCTGTTGTAGGTCTACTACGATCTACCAAATTACCGGTAACATATTTTTTGTCAGATTCATCATTACAgtacatttttcagttttatacATTTTGACATTAAGTtaataaaaatgtgaataattttgtGATCGAGACCAAGTCATACTAAATTTACCGTATCATTGCTCAGAAGACGCCTCATAGATCtcatcaatttacaaaatttatcCTCTTTTATGTTAGCTAAGATAAAATTGATATGAAACCATAGCATTTCATTAATTCGTTTCTTCTAGACAACACATGTTTTTCCTAGTAGACTGtatcaagaaaaaaaatcaggAAAATGACAGTAAAAAATGTTGAATCTAACTCAACTATTTTTCACTGGAATTATTTCAGGTTTTTAACCGGTTCACCGGTTGTAATACTGCTCTTTACTGTTGTAATTGCTCTTATAACATAAAATTTCCATTGAATATACAgcttatttatcatttacattgTAGCCTCTGTAAATTAACCCTTGTTTTCTTATTTGACATTCTACTAAGTTATCAtgattttaatatattatttttaatatcataATACTTGATTGTGTTTTTCATGAAACATTAAATAATTCTTAAATACTTACCTAGGTACTCTCTTAGGTAATTTTTACTTCTCTCATCATCATTAACATTTTCATTACCATTATTCCAATATACtgtaatgaggtccacgttataggcTAAAGACAGTGAAGAATGATAagagaacagcattgccgattctctgtcttgccacttaCTTATATATAGGATATCTGATACCTGTTtatctgatataatatcaactgttcattcttgtttaaaataataaatcatatttcattcattgtgaaattatattttacaattattaaaaaatatcatcttcGTAATTGAggttaaatattttattagttgcctatatttccacattgttaTAAAACAATCTGaagctagaaaagaatagcgctatctgacttatcgaatgatagacaaggatagcaacaccattgttaatcaaaataCTGCCAATATATCTCATTAACCCTCTCATTATACAAGCCtggagcttatgtgggcatcatcctcggtgtatagaaaaaatctattctattattgaaaAGACACAGTTTTATTTCTGTCACATCTACACTGCAGTCTTGTGTACAAGTGGATGTAACAGAAATAAAGCTGTATCTTTTCAATCATGGAGAAATCTATAATGGgaccgttctgtgtacatggaatgtggtaaattgtccgattcacaatttaccaagtaaaaagttccacgttccatgggaggaattttgacagattctgttccagaaTCCTGTTCCAGTTCCAGGtttctgccccacagtcgaagtgtggtaaattgtccgacctggttcagttccaactatctgagctctcattggtcgattattgtagtctgcttgcttctctgcgcatgcgctgatagtttgtttaccatagcatatcatatatagaatacataaccaacaatatgatgtttgataaccattcattaaatgaattttttcgatagaaaacttgaaagtaatagaataaaagaaatttacactttcctagacggtaggtttgtaaaacagcctttcttcattcacgcagctagtaaacgtcacattttagtgtaaatcaactttataagtgcgcgccaaaagcttgaaccaacgatttttgaaatggcgttccatggaaACATTTTgaactagtcacgtgatggaacaatttacgattggaactggaacaatttactgtacacagatcGTACACATTATCAATTCTttgtgctggttgcacaaaagccggttaaaaatttaatagtaattaattccacgagagacAAGCCttcggcttctctgattgtctctcgtggaattaatcatggttaaaatttaactggcttttgtgcaaccggcttctctgattggttctcgtgaaattaatcatgattgaaatttaaccggcttttgtgcaaccggcactcattCAACAGATTTTATCGTATTTTTTCTAGTGGCCTGATTGGCAGAAGTTGGTCAATGCTTTTCGCAGCGGCTGGTTACAATGTGACGCTGTACGACATTCTTCCCGAACAAATTGAAACCGCTCTGGTCGACCTCAAAGAGCAGCTCACAAAGCTTGAACAAAAGAAACTGCTACGCGGAACTTTAACTGCGCAACAACAGTACTCACTCATTACaggtattattatttattagcttTATGACTAGAAATGCAACTTCACTTATTATTATCAGCTTTATGACTTGAGTGAGATACACTATGAAATGTCAGCATGCCTTG
The sequence above is drawn from the Nilaparvata lugens isolate BPH unplaced genomic scaffold, ASM1435652v1 scaffold4713, whole genome shotgun sequence genome and encodes:
- the LOC120355771 gene encoding uncharacterized protein LOC120355771 isoform X1, whose amino-acid sequence is MNEFKIHKLLCELIEAWEDCLSDAADPLPYFTSYVRSNVSPEECLENVLRYNTDLAGRKRGVSEMAIKQVLQHNKCANPEKFLHKYEHLKAKKLDILGPFMNLLMQLKDDTKLVEIIKRKHQKDNKELNFNPLQLKSQTALNFKDEDAQQVCSKLVKMAAKLQVRKSAKSESRGGPPMPAHSDITDWSSGAALHVHGLLRSAQQPVGRAAM
- the LOC120355771 gene encoding uncharacterized protein LOC120355771 isoform X2, producing the protein MNEFKIHKLLCELIEAWESNVSPEECLENVLRYNTDLAGRKRGVSEMAIKQVLQHNKCANPEKFLHKYEHLKAKKLDILGPFMNLLMQLKDDTKLVEIIKRKHQKDNKELNFNPLQLKSQTALNFKDEDAQQVCSKLVKMAAKLQVRKSAKSESRGGPPMPAHSDITDWSSGAALHVHGLLRSAQQPVGRAAM